In Citrus sinensis cultivar Valencia sweet orange chromosome 3, DVS_A1.0, whole genome shotgun sequence, the sequence ATTTGCTGGAGAGGTAACTTGTGCAGAATCTAATAATGTCAGCAGCTTTACATTTTCAATGAAGGTGACACACATACTATTAAAGAGCGGTCCAATAAAATCTCTCCTTAGGAGCTACACTCATGCCCTCTACCTTACCTGGcactttctttcatttgtcctctcatattttcaatttgtcTTTCATTTCAAGTAAAGGAACCAATCTCCACTGCAGTGTGTCAACGAACTTTCCTGCCTCTTCTTCCAATTGCCGCTGTTTGTAATTTCATCGACTGAACACAAAAATCCCCGGTAACGTTGAGTGTCATACACCCCCTAATGACAGTAAATGATTCAGCAAGACAAGTTGAACACACTTCTGAAATCATGTTCTGTGAGGTTATTTCAGGATCCAGCAGAACAATGCTCAATTAATTTAAGGGAAGCCTGGCTGGTTTTATAGTTGGTTCTGTTTCTACAGAAGTAATCATATGTAATGTACATGAGGAAATCCAAAAAAAGGCTCTTTTCAGATGTTTCTTGAAAAAACTCAGCATTTTCTTGTATATTATGGTAGGCTCTGTCCATTATCTTATAGGAAGtctcatcaaaatcaaaggaAATTTCACTCAGCTTCTGACCCCACAATAGAGTCTTCTCAGGCATCCCCTGCTTGCAAAAGTGAGACAGTAATACGTTAGTAGTAACGACATTTGGAACAAAGGCCATCTTAAGCAATTTTGCAGCTATTATTATAGCACGATCCAGTATGTCACAGCAAACACCATTCATCAGTGTGTTGTATGTTACCGTATTTGGAACTATACCCGCTGAAACAAGCTCATCCAGCATCATTGCAGCTTGATTCATTTTTCGAATATTGCAGTAACCATGCATCCGTATGTTATAGGTTGTGATATCGGGGTCCAACCCGCCAGCATACATTTTATTCACCAACTCATCTGCTCTAACAATGTCAAGTGCTTTACAATACCCACCAATCAAAGTGTTGTATGTGACAATATCGGGGACTAACCCAGTTCGATACATGTCCATAAAGGCATCAATTGCTGGCTTCATTCTGCCTTGTTTGCAAAAGCCGTTGATGATAATATTAAAGGTAAAGTTATCTGGAAGGAGACCCTTTTGCCTCATTTCTCTCTCCAATTTCAATGCTTCATTTAGCTTCCCACGGTTACAAAACCCAGCAATTAAAGAGTTATATGCAAAATTATTTGGTACAAACCCTATCCTTGACATTTCTAAAAACACGCCATAGGCCTCGTCCACCAGACCTGCCTTAGAAAGTCCGTTGATATAGGCTGAGAAGGCAACAGCATCAGGAAATATTTTTCTCCTATTCAACTCATTCCACAGACTCTGAGCTCCTATCAGATCCCCTATCCTGAAGTACCCATCCAAAAGTACAGTAAAAGCTACTTTATTGATGGGAAAACCCTTCTCTATCATCTTACACAAAAGATCCCAGGCTTCCGGCAGCCTCCCCTTTTTGCACAAACCCACAAGCAGAGAACTACACGTGCAGGATGAAGGAGTCAGACCAAATTGATGCATAATTTTATATGCTTCAAAGGCATTTTCTTCTAACCCTGCCCTGCTATAAGCTGCGATAATAGAATTAAACGCAAAAATACTTGGGGATATTCCTTTCTCAAACATATCCTCAAAAAATTCCATGGCCTCATCCAACCGACCTGCCCAACATAATCCTGCAACTGTAATATCATACAACGTACAATTGGGAAGCAACCCCGACACCGACAAATCCCTTAACAACCTATCCCCATCCTCCATTCCACCATACTTGCAATGCCCTGAAActataatattaaaagttacagcatcAGGAGCTATATCTCTGCTCCTCATTTCTTCATATAGCATGTTTGCTTGATCAATGTCCCTAGCTTTAACATATCCATTTAGTAGGGCATTATAAACTACCACATTTGGAGAAAGTCCCTCCTCTTGAATCATATCAAAAATCATCCGGGCCTGCACCACATTTCCCTCTTTGCACAAGGCATCAATAACAGTACTAAATGTAGCAGTGCTTGGTTTGCAGCCCCTTTCAATCATCAAATGCATCCAATACAGTGCATATGATGTCTGCCCTCTGATGCAATAAGCATTGATCAAAATGTTATAGGCAAAAAAGTCAGCAACACACATGTACTTATGCATCACATGAAGCAAACTCTCACCAATTCTAATACAACCATTTCTACAAAACCCAAGAATCAATGCATTAAAAGTATAATTAGAAGGTCTAGGCCCTAAATGAATCATATCTCTAAACAACTTCCACACACTACCATAATCACCAACTCTAAGTAACGACTTAAACAGAATAGTAATTGCAGACTCACTCGGCATGATGCCCACCTCCCTCATTCTATATAAAATCTCCATCACCTCAGCACTCATTTCCACCCGCAAATAGCCGTGCAAAAGAGCATCGAGTACCCGAAAATCTGAGCCAAATAGATGAAAATCATCACACATAAACTCCACCATATGTTTACTCCTACCTGCTCCAATTCTGCTAATAACCCAAGTAACCACATCTTGTGCAAGAAGCCGTAAATCTTCAGCCGCAAAAATATGCGCGGCAATGCAACAAGACCTAATTGTGGACTCGGAATCATCGCAAACCACCAACTTGAAGAATGCAAATGCTGTTTCACGAGTTTCTAATAGTTTCATTACCTTCACTAAGAAGTATGGGCAGAATTTTTGTGAAAAGGCTTTTAGTATATATCCCTTTTCGTTTTTGACCATCTTCGATAGCCCCACAACGATTTTTCGCCGCTCATATGAATTTATGTGTGTTAACGAGTTTGAGTTTGGAAAGGAGAAAGGTACAAACTGATTCAAATAATCACAATTTGAAGAAGAGAAATGAGGTGGAGTGGTGAGATTTTGGGTTTGTGGACAGCTCAAAGTGTGAAGCTTCAgtaaagaaagaagagaataTGAGTGATGTACCTTGAGAGTACTCCGCAATTGGCGCACGTTAGCGCACATCCGAAGTTTTTGGTTTTTCCGGCGATTGGTTTTAGATTGTCTTATCTCTCACACAGAGCGGCGGGATAGCGGAGTTGAGGAAGTACACGTCCGTCGTAGCatcgtttatttatttatttatttctcgATGAGTTGTGAGTGACATCTCTAACCCgactaatttataaatgtgtatttagatattaaaaggGTACATTTAGATTCtccaataaaataaacataaaattagcTTTTTTTTCATCAGCAAATCGAACAAGGGGCTGCAAAAATGGTGTGAATGGAGAATGTCCAGCATTCACAAGCATGTTCGGAAATCTATCTCCGTCAATTTACACAATGTTAAAATAGCATCAAAACGGGTCATGtcatcaaaaaataaaaatccaatcCTGGAGCCCCACCCTATTCAG encodes:
- the LOC102617004 gene encoding pentatricopeptide repeat-containing protein At1g63330-like isoform X2, translating into MCANVRQLRSTLKVHHSYSLLSLLKLHTLSCPQTQNLTTPPHFSSSNCDYLNQFVPFSFPNSNSLTHINSYERRKIVVGLSKMVKNEKGYILKAFSQKFCPYFLVKVMKLLETRETAFAFFKLVVCDDSESTIRSCCIAAHIFAAEDLRLLAQDVVTWVISRIGAGRSKHMVEFMCDDFHLFGSDFRVLDALLHGYLRVEMSAEVMEILYRMREVGIMPSESAITILFKSLLRVGDYGSVWKLFRDMIHLGPRPSNYTFNALILGFCRNGCIRIGESLLHVMHKYMCVADFFAYNILINAYCIRGQTSYALYWMHLMIERGCKPSTATFSTVIDALCKEGNVVQARMIFDMIQEEGLSPNVVVYNALLNGYVKARDIDQANMLYEEMRSRDIAPDAVTFNIIVSGHCKYGGMEDGDRLLRDLSVSGLLPNCTLYDITVAGLCWAGRLDEAMEFFEDMFEKGISPSIFAFNSIIAAYSRAGLEENAFEAYKIMHQFGLTPSSCTCSSLLVGLCKKGRLPEAWDLLCKMIEKGFPINKVAFTVLLDGYFRIGDLIGAQSLWNELNRRKIFPDAVAFSAYINGLSKAGLVDEAYGVFLEMSRIGFVPNNFAYNSLIAGFCNRGKLNEALKLEREMRQKGLLPDNFTFNIIINGFCKQGRMKPAIDAFMDMYRTGLVPDIVTYNTLIGGYCKALDIVRADELVNKMYAGGLDPDITTYNIRMHGYCNIRKMNQAAMMLDELVSAGIVPNTGMPEKTLLWGQKLSEISFDFDETSYKIMDRAYHNIQENAEFFQETSEKSLFLDFLMYITYDYFCRNRTNYKTSQASLKLIEHCSAGS
- the LOC102617004 gene encoding pentatricopeptide repeat-containing protein At1g63330-like isoform X1 — protein: MCANVRQLRSTLKVHHSYSLLSLLKLHTLSCPQTQNLTTPPHFSSSNCDYLNQFVPFSFPNSNSLTHINSYERRKIVVGLSKMVKNEKGYILKAFSQKFCPYFLVKVMKLLETRETAFAFFKLVVCDDSESTIRSCCIAAHIFAAEDLRLLAQDVVTWVISRIGAGRSKHMVEFMCDDFHLFGSDFRVLDALLHGYLRVEMSAEVMEILYRMREVGIMPSESAITILFKSLLRVGDYGSVWKLFRDMIHLGPRPSNYTFNALILGFCRNGCIRIGESLLHVMHKYMCVADFFAYNILINAYCIRGQTSYALYWMHLMIERGCKPSTATFSTVIDALCKEGNVVQARMIFDMIQEEGLSPNVVVYNALLNGYVKARDIDQANMLYEEMRSRDIAPDAVTFNIIVSGHCKYGGMEDGDRLLRDLSVSGLLPNCTLYDITVAGLCWAGRLDEAMEFFEDMFEKGISPSIFAFNSIIAAYSRAGLEENAFEAYKIMHQFGLTPSSCTCSSLLVGLCKKGRLPEAWDLLCKMIEKGFPINKVAFTVLLDGYFRIGDLIGAQSLWNELNRRKIFPDAVAFSAYINGLSKAGLVDEAYGVFLEMSRIGFVPNNFAYNSLIAGFCNRGKLNEALKLEREMRQKGLLPDNFTFNIIINGFCKQGRMKPAIDAFMDMYRTGLVPDIVTYNTLIGGYCKALDIVRADELVNKMYAGGLDPDITTYNIRMHGYCNIRKMNQAAMMLDELVSAGIVPNTVTYNTLMNGVCCDILDRAIIIAAKLLKMAFVPNVVTTNVLLSHFCKQGMPEKTLLWGQKLSEISFDFDETSYKIMDRAYHNIQENAEFFQETSEKSLFLDFLMYITYDYFCRNRTNYKTSQASLKLIEHCSAGS